The following proteins come from a genomic window of Bacteroidales bacterium:
- a CDS encoding anti-sigma regulatory factor encodes MHFEYPVEGGNFTKAGTASSQFKKVLKQLNVDPAIIRRIVVALYEAEVNIVAHAFEGIIRVYVDIEKVQIRLEDKGPGIPDIQKAMKAGFSTASPKVREMGFGAGMGLQNIKNNADEFRISSEVGKGTQLEIIVYLKGQESE; translated from the coding sequence ATGCATTTCGAATACCCGGTTGAAGGCGGAAATTTTACAAAGGCAGGAACAGCCTCCAGCCAGTTTAAGAAGGTATTAAAACAGTTAAATGTGGATCCTGCTATCATCAGAAGGATCGTTGTGGCATTGTATGAAGCTGAAGTAAATATTGTTGCACATGCATTCGAAGGCATCATCAGGGTTTATGTTGACATCGAGAAAGTTCAAATAAGGCTCGAAGATAAAGGTCCCGGGATACCTGATATCCAGAAAGCAATGAAGGCAGGGTTCTCTACAGCTTCCCCAAAGGTTAGGGAAATGGGGTTCGGGGCAGGAATGGGACTTCAGAACATAAAAAATAATGCAGACGAATTCAGAATTAGTAGTGAAGTTGGCAAAGGGACACAGTTGGAGATTATTGTTTATCTAAAAGGGCAGGAATCAGAATAA